From Geomonas agri, one genomic window encodes:
- the buk gene encoding butyrate kinase translates to MNILAIDPGSTSTKVGVRRAGKLVKATIEHPRREIETFHAVMEQLDYRMEHLVRYLREIGVEQVRWDAVVGRGGLVRPVPSGVYLVEEPLLADLMRGVNGEHAANLGGVMAHAVASRLDVPAYVVDPPVIDEMWPVARVSGMAGIERRSMFHALNQKAVAREVARELGRPYQELNLIVAHLGGGITVGAHRKGQVVDVNNGLNGDGPFSPERTGGLPVIGVLQLVERGAFTTEQLKSIVARKGGVFSYLGTVDLREAEASARQGDHWAALVLEAMVYQIAKEIGALAAALSGEVDGIVLTGGLAFSATVMEGIRQRVQFIAPLFVRPGEFEIEALVDGALRVLAGTEEARRYQGETDEDRA, encoded by the coding sequence ATGAACATCCTGGCCATAGATCCCGGTTCCACGTCGACCAAGGTAGGGGTGCGGCGCGCGGGGAAGCTCGTCAAGGCGACCATCGAGCACCCGCGCCGGGAGATCGAGACCTTCCACGCTGTCATGGAACAGCTGGACTACCGGATGGAGCACCTGGTCCGCTACCTGCGTGAGATCGGTGTGGAGCAGGTGCGCTGGGACGCGGTGGTGGGGCGGGGCGGACTGGTGCGACCGGTACCCAGCGGTGTCTACCTGGTGGAAGAGCCCCTGCTGGCGGACCTGATGCGTGGCGTGAACGGGGAGCATGCCGCCAACCTGGGCGGGGTCATGGCCCACGCCGTGGCGTCGCGCCTGGATGTTCCCGCTTACGTGGTGGACCCGCCAGTCATCGACGAGATGTGGCCGGTGGCGCGCGTCTCCGGCATGGCGGGCATCGAGCGGCGCAGCATGTTCCATGCACTGAACCAGAAGGCGGTGGCGCGCGAGGTGGCGCGGGAGCTGGGGCGGCCCTACCAGGAGCTGAACCTGATCGTGGCGCACCTGGGAGGCGGCATCACCGTCGGCGCGCACCGCAAGGGGCAGGTGGTGGACGTGAACAATGGCCTCAACGGGGACGGCCCCTTCTCCCCCGAGCGCACCGGCGGGCTGCCCGTGATCGGGGTGCTGCAGCTCGTGGAACGAGGCGCTTTCACCACCGAGCAGTTGAAGAGCATCGTGGCCCGCAAGGGGGGCGTCTTCTCCTACCTGGGGACGGTGGATCTGCGCGAGGCCGAGGCAAGCGCCAGGCAGGGGGACCACTGGGCGGCCCTGGTGCTGGAGGCGATGGTGTACCAGATCGCCAAGGAAATCGGCGCGCTGGCTGCCGCCCTGTCCGGAGAGGTGGATGGCATCGTCCTGACCGGCGGGCTTGCCTTCAGCGCGACCGTGATGGAGGGGATACGGCAGCGGGTGCAGTTCATCGCGCCGCTTTTCGTTCGCCCCGGCGAATTCGAGATCGAGGCGCTCGTCGACGGCGCGCTCAGGGTACTCGCCGGCACCGAAGAGGCGCGCCGTTACCAGGGAGAAACCGATGAAGATCGGGCCTAA
- a CDS encoding pyridoxamine 5'-phosphate oxidase family protein gives MDDMMRRKDRQLSAKVANDILEKGTICQLALAVQGEPYLVTMNYGYRDSTLFFHCAAAGRKLEIIGQNNRVCFTVVEHGAVLPAEKACDFTMKFRSVVGFGTARVIDGYQEKCEALGIIMAQYAPGSFKFPEATLAATTVFAVDISSMAAKSNL, from the coding sequence ATGGATGACATGATGAGAAGAAAGGATCGTCAGCTCTCGGCAAAGGTTGCCAACGATATCCTGGAAAAAGGCACCATCTGCCAGCTGGCGCTGGCGGTACAGGGGGAGCCGTACCTGGTCACCATGAACTACGGCTACCGCGATTCAACCCTGTTCTTCCACTGCGCCGCGGCGGGGCGCAAGCTGGAGATCATCGGGCAGAACAACCGGGTCTGCTTCACCGTGGTCGAGCACGGAGCGGTGCTGCCGGCGGAGAAGGCCTGCGACTTCACCATGAAGTTCCGCAGCGTGGTTGGGTTCGGCACCGCGCGGGTGATCGACGGTTACCAGGAAAAGTGCGAAGCGCTCGGTATAATCATGGCTCAGTACGCCCCGGGCAGTTTCAAGTTCCCTGAGGCGACCCTGGCCGCGACGACGGTGTTTGCCGTCGACATCTCCTCCATGGCAGCCAAAAGCAACCTATGA
- a CDS encoding chemotaxis protein CheW yields the protein MAVETITETTQYLTFKLEDELFALDIGKVREVLDFTSITKVPQTPDYMRGVINLRGSVVPVVDLRLKFGMAMAEQTVNTCVIIVEVELEGEKVVMGAMADAVQEVMDLEPDQIEPPPRIGTKLNTDFIKGMGKHNEQFIIILDIDKVFTSGELEIVQELEGAAA from the coding sequence ATGGCGGTCGAGACAATCACGGAAACTACCCAGTATCTGACCTTCAAGCTGGAGGACGAACTTTTCGCCCTGGACATCGGCAAGGTCCGCGAGGTGCTGGATTTCACCTCCATCACCAAGGTGCCGCAAACCCCCGACTACATGCGCGGTGTCATCAACCTGCGCGGCAGCGTGGTCCCGGTGGTGGACCTGCGGCTTAAGTTCGGCATGGCGATGGCGGAGCAGACGGTCAACACCTGCGTCATCATCGTCGAAGTAGAACTCGAGGGAGAGAAGGTAGTGATGGGAGCCATGGCCGACGCGGTCCAGGAGGTAATGGACCTGGAGCCGGACCAGATCGAACCGCCGCCGCGCATCGGCACCAAGCTGAACACCGACTTCATCAAGGGGATGGGCAAGCACAACGAGCAGTTCATCATCATCCTCGACATCGACAAGGTGTTCACCAGCGGCGAACTGGAGATAGTCCAGGAGCTGGAAGGGGCGGCAGCCTAA
- a CDS encoding methyl-accepting chemotaxis protein — MKWFTNLRVGSKLVSSFAAVALITAVVGAIGIRNMGTINQMADEMYQNELLGVSYIKEANINLVYMSRAEKNFLLATSQQEREKYLENLTKYKAGYREWLDKARPLFVSEKGKETMKKLEAANEEWFALQQKVMDLGIRDKLNDSTPSVILSFGEARTKQKVVDDTLSDLARIKEEHAKNSSLEASRIYPASLKVMVALVAGGVLVGLALGIVIARMISVPLRRGVEFATAVAGGDLTQSVDIDQKDEVGQLAAALNAMVVRLKGIVAEVKSASDNVTAGSQQLSAGAEEMSQGASEQAASAEEASSSMEQMSSNIRQNADNAMQTEKIAVQSADDAREGGAAVQETVAAMKEIAGKIGIIEEIARQTNLLALNAAIEAARAGEHGKGFAVVASEVRKLAERSQRAAAEISELSASSVEIAVKAGDLLARMVPDIQKTAELVQEISAASREQDTGADQINRAIQQLDQVIQNNAGASEEMASTAEELSSQAEQLQSAIAFFKMGVEDVKKGPATVKAAGRLPQAATQWKRLTHSKPVAPGTKTVQKVVGGHDFDLGDQHGSDADFEQY; from the coding sequence ATGAAATGGTTCACCAATCTCAGAGTCGGTAGCAAGCTTGTCTCGTCGTTTGCAGCGGTTGCATTGATAACCGCGGTGGTCGGCGCCATCGGGATCCGCAACATGGGGACAATCAACCAGATGGCCGATGAGATGTACCAGAACGAACTGCTGGGGGTCTCCTACATCAAGGAGGCCAACATCAACCTGGTCTACATGTCGCGGGCGGAAAAGAACTTCCTCCTCGCCACTTCTCAGCAGGAGCGGGAGAAGTACCTCGAGAACCTCACCAAGTACAAGGCGGGGTACCGGGAATGGCTGGACAAGGCGCGGCCGCTCTTTGTCTCGGAGAAGGGGAAGGAGACCATGAAGAAGCTGGAGGCCGCCAACGAAGAGTGGTTCGCACTGCAGCAGAAGGTCATGGACCTGGGGATTCGGGATAAGCTCAACGACAGCACCCCCTCGGTGATTCTCTCCTTTGGCGAGGCCCGCACGAAACAGAAGGTCGTCGACGATACGCTGAGCGATTTGGCACGTATCAAGGAGGAGCACGCCAAAAACTCCTCCCTTGAGGCCTCGAGGATCTACCCGGCGAGCCTGAAGGTGATGGTAGCGCTGGTGGCGGGAGGCGTCCTGGTCGGGCTGGCCCTGGGCATCGTCATCGCACGGATGATCAGCGTGCCGCTCAGGCGCGGGGTCGAATTCGCCACTGCCGTGGCAGGGGGGGACCTGACCCAGAGCGTCGATATCGACCAGAAGGACGAAGTCGGGCAGCTGGCAGCGGCGCTGAACGCCATGGTGGTACGTCTGAAAGGAATTGTAGCCGAGGTGAAGAGCGCGTCGGACAACGTCACTGCCGGCAGCCAGCAGCTTTCTGCCGGGGCCGAGGAGATGTCGCAGGGGGCGAGCGAGCAGGCGGCATCTGCCGAGGAAGCGTCTTCGTCCATGGAGCAGATGTCCTCCAACATCCGGCAGAATGCGGACAACGCCATGCAGACCGAGAAAATCGCGGTGCAGTCGGCCGACGACGCCCGGGAAGGGGGAGCTGCGGTCCAGGAGACCGTGGCCGCCATGAAGGAGATCGCCGGGAAGATCGGCATCATCGAGGAGATCGCGCGCCAGACCAACCTGTTGGCCCTGAACGCGGCCATCGAGGCGGCCAGGGCAGGGGAGCACGGCAAGGGCTTCGCCGTGGTCGCCTCCGAAGTGAGAAAACTGGCGGAACGCAGCCAACGGGCGGCAGCAGAGATCAGCGAACTGTCGGCCAGCAGCGTGGAAATTGCCGTCAAGGCCGGCGACCTGCTGGCGAGGATGGTTCCGGATATCCAGAAAACCGCGGAGCTGGTACAGGAGATCAGCGCGGCCAGCAGGGAGCAGGACACGGGAGCTGACCAGATCAACCGGGCCATCCAGCAGTTGGACCAGGTGATCCAGAACAATGCCGGTGCATCGGAGGAGATGGCCTCGACCGCCGAGGAACTCTCCAGCCAGGCCGAACAGCTCCAGAGCGCCATCGCCTTCTTCAAAATGGGCGTCGAGGATGTGAAAAAGGGACCGGCCACAGTCAAGGCGGCGGGGCGTTTGCCGCAGGCTGCTACGCAGTGGAAGCGGCTGACCCATTCCAAACCGGTCGCCCCCGGCACTAAAACCGTACAGAAGGTAGTGGGCGGGCATGACTTCGATCTTGGCGACCAGCACGGCAGCGATGCCGACTTCGAGCAGTACTAG
- a CDS encoding response regulator, translated as MRTTKILLADDHTLIRECLIAMFEKTPGLEVVAQAASGMEAVRLAYEVQPDIVLMDLVMPDGNGIEASRCILNAFPDMKVLMLSMYGDARSVRQALDAGVKGFLVKSCPSDEILEAVRIVSDNGFYLSSHLQGVLEHELQTAAGKVPLTSREEEVLVLMAQGKTSREIAAQLQISPKTVETHRMHLMKKLNLTNIASLTKFAIREGLLPLD; from the coding sequence ATGCGGACTACCAAAATCCTCCTTGCCGACGACCATACGTTGATCCGCGAATGCCTGATCGCGATGTTTGAGAAAACACCCGGGCTGGAAGTCGTTGCCCAAGCTGCCAGCGGCATGGAGGCGGTGCGACTCGCCTACGAAGTGCAGCCGGACATCGTCCTCATGGACCTGGTCATGCCCGACGGCAACGGCATCGAGGCAAGCCGCTGCATCCTGAACGCGTTTCCCGACATGAAGGTGCTGATGCTCTCCATGTACGGCGATGCGCGTTCCGTACGCCAGGCTCTCGATGCCGGTGTCAAAGGATTCCTGGTCAAAAGCTGCCCCTCCGACGAGATCCTCGAGGCCGTCCGCATCGTTTCCGATAACGGCTTCTACCTCAGTTCCCACCTGCAAGGGGTCCTCGAACACGAGCTGCAGACGGCAGCGGGGAAGGTGCCGCTCACCTCGCGTGAAGAAGAGGTGCTGGTGCTGATGGCCCAGGGGAAGACCTCCCGAGAGATCGCCGCCCAGCTCCAGATCAGCCCGAAGACGGTGGAAACCCACCGCATGCACCTCATGAAAAAGCTGAACCTCACCAACATCGCCAGCCTCACCAAGTTTGCCATCCGGGAGGGGCTGCTTCCCCTCGATTGA
- a CDS encoding response regulator: MTRVMIVDDHSIVREGIRILLEKFPDLMVVADADNGRTALEVAAQASPGVVVMDTSMPGMNGIEATQRLSVECPSARVLILSMHKDKRFVAQAFRAGARGYLLKDCTSAELVHAVRSVAAGEIYVCSGIIGVVIDDYIKRIPDTLQQGEAALTPREREVLQLIAEGNNAKNIAFLLKINVKTVDTHRQQIMKKLKLHSVAELTKFAIREGFTSLDN; the protein is encoded by the coding sequence ATGACACGCGTGATGATAGTCGACGACCACAGCATAGTCCGGGAGGGGATACGCATCCTCCTGGAGAAGTTCCCCGACCTCATGGTGGTCGCCGACGCCGACAACGGCAGGACAGCGCTCGAGGTGGCCGCGCAGGCATCGCCCGGCGTGGTGGTGATGGACACCAGCATGCCGGGCATGAACGGCATCGAGGCGACCCAGCGGCTCAGCGTGGAGTGCCCGTCGGCGCGCGTGCTGATCCTTTCCATGCACAAGGACAAGCGTTTCGTCGCCCAGGCATTCCGGGCCGGTGCTCGTGGTTACCTGCTCAAGGACTGCACTTCCGCGGAGCTGGTGCATGCGGTACGGTCCGTGGCGGCGGGGGAGATCTACGTCTGCTCGGGCATCATCGGCGTGGTCATCGACGACTACATCAAGCGGATTCCCGACACCCTGCAACAGGGTGAGGCGGCGCTGACCCCGCGGGAAAGGGAGGTGCTCCAGTTGATCGCCGAGGGGAACAACGCCAAGAACATCGCCTTCCTGCTCAAGATTAACGTCAAGACCGTGGACACCCACCGCCAGCAGATCATGAAGAAACTGAAGCTGCACTCCGTGGCCGAGCTGACCAAGTTCGCAATCCGGGAAGGGTTCACCAGCTTGGACAACTGA
- a CDS encoding PAS domain-containing sensor histidine kinase — MSHLLDHEPRTTQDLLNAVVNGTPDLIYAKDLEGRYLLINSQAATWYGRPVQEILGLDDSDLFPDEIAQVLRENDHLVMASSTSTTLQEQVVDRSGRSCVFLSTKGPLFDRHGSVSGIYSISRDITEQVQAQELLLTNQEQLSSLAIELSLAEEKERRRIAAELHDEIGQNLALAKRKLSDCRQDFKLPAAAGRTVRELEQLLERTIQEVRSLTFQISPPLLYEVGLEAALDWLAEQFQAKHKLQVTVRSDLTCQLNEELGGTLYHVARELLVNVVKHAEAGKVSITNRQGADYLELTVADDGKGFPTQAEGDRAMSGFGLFNIRQRVQHLGGQLEFSSGAGGTEVTVRVPFACADPIYTGSSR, encoded by the coding sequence ATGTCTCACCTGTTGGACCATGAGCCGAGGACAACACAGGACCTGCTCAACGCCGTGGTGAACGGCACCCCGGACCTGATCTACGCCAAGGACCTGGAGGGGCGTTACCTGCTCATCAACAGCCAGGCCGCCACGTGGTACGGCAGACCGGTGCAAGAGATCCTGGGGCTGGACGACAGCGACCTCTTCCCCGACGAGATAGCGCAGGTGCTGCGCGAAAACGACCACCTGGTTATGGCGTCGTCCACCAGTACCACGCTCCAGGAGCAGGTGGTCGACCGCTCGGGCCGTTCGTGCGTTTTTCTCTCCACCAAGGGGCCGCTCTTCGACCGCCACGGCAGTGTAAGCGGCATCTACAGCATTTCGCGGGACATCACCGAGCAGGTGCAGGCGCAGGAACTTTTGCTGACCAACCAGGAGCAGTTGAGCTCCCTCGCCATCGAGCTGTCGCTGGCGGAAGAGAAGGAGCGCCGCCGCATCGCGGCCGAGTTGCACGACGAGATCGGGCAGAACCTGGCCCTGGCCAAGCGGAAGCTCAGCGATTGCCGGCAGGATTTCAAACTCCCCGCAGCGGCGGGCCGGACGGTACGGGAGTTGGAGCAGTTGCTGGAACGGACCATCCAGGAGGTGCGCAGCCTGACCTTCCAGATCAGCCCCCCGTTGCTCTACGAGGTCGGGCTGGAGGCCGCGCTGGACTGGCTGGCGGAGCAGTTCCAGGCCAAGCACAAGTTGCAGGTAACCGTCCGGAGCGACCTGACTTGTCAGCTCAACGAGGAGTTGGGGGGGACCCTGTACCACGTGGCGCGCGAGCTTTTGGTGAACGTGGTCAAGCACGCTGAGGCGGGCAAGGTTTCCATTACCAACAGGCAAGGCGCCGATTACCTGGAGTTGACGGTCGCCGATGACGGCAAGGGGTTTCCGACCCAGGCGGAGGGGGACCGGGCCATGTCCGGCTTCGGCCTGTTCAACATCCGGCAAAGGGTGCAGCATCTCGGCGGTCAACTGGAATTCAGTTCCGGCGCCGGCGGAACCGAGGTAACGGTCCGCGTCCCCTTTGCCTGCGCCGATCCGATCTACACAGGGAGTTCGCGATGA
- a CDS encoding Rossmann-like and DUF2520 domain-containing protein, with protein sequence MKTFSMIGCGAVGKTAGRLLQQSGVAAVQDILTRSAASAQAAADFIGAGRPVADFDQLVRADLYLVASPDDAIAACAQGLCRAGLLDSDTTVCHLSGSLASDILQPARAMGAQVASVHPVKSFADPAVCVDDFAGTWCGIEGDPQTCQFLAELFGAIGGRIFPIDPRFKTVYHAGSVLVCNYLTALMEAGLRAFQKGGVPRETALLVMEPLVRGTVDNVFRVGTARALTGPIARGDAGVVARQLDALDNFDDELALIYRALGRVALDLSRERGQASVSGLAAIENLLATPKAGAS encoded by the coding sequence ATGAAAACCTTCAGCATGATAGGTTGTGGCGCCGTCGGTAAGACCGCGGGGCGCCTGCTGCAGCAGTCGGGAGTGGCGGCCGTTCAAGACATCCTGACCCGCTCAGCGGCGAGCGCGCAGGCCGCGGCCGATTTCATCGGCGCAGGGCGTCCCGTGGCCGATTTCGACCAGCTCGTGCGCGCCGACTTGTACCTGGTGGCCAGTCCCGACGACGCCATTGCCGCTTGTGCCCAAGGGCTGTGCCGCGCCGGGCTTTTGGACTCGGACACCACGGTGTGCCATCTGAGTGGTTCGCTGGCAAGCGACATCCTGCAGCCGGCTCGAGCCATGGGGGCACAGGTGGCCAGTGTTCACCCGGTGAAAAGCTTCGCCGACCCTGCCGTCTGTGTCGATGATTTCGCCGGGACCTGGTGCGGCATCGAGGGAGACCCGCAGACGTGCCAGTTCCTGGCAGAGCTCTTCGGCGCCATCGGCGGGAGGATCTTCCCCATCGATCCCCGCTTCAAGACCGTCTACCATGCCGGCTCCGTGCTGGTCTGCAACTACCTCACCGCCCTCATGGAGGCGGGGCTCAGGGCCTTCCAAAAAGGGGGGGTACCCCGCGAGACCGCGCTGCTGGTAATGGAGCCCCTGGTGCGTGGCACGGTGGACAACGTTTTTCGCGTCGGCACCGCACGCGCCCTGACCGGTCCCATCGCCCGCGGCGACGCCGGTGTGGTGGCCCGGCAACTGGACGCGCTGGACAATTTCGATGACGAACTCGCGCTCATCTACCGCGCCCTGGGCCGCGTGGCCTTGGACCTGTCGCGCGAGCGGGGCCAGGCATCGGTATCCGGGCTGGCGGCGATCGAGAATCTGCTGGCAACCCCAAAGGCAGGAGCATCGTAA
- a CDS encoding DUF3553 domain-containing protein → MIVKRGSVVSHAMAQQWGSGKVVEVDEVRATIRFSDGMVRKIIASHFEDLHPADPASYHPPVKKAQKGRGKGRTGAPRAKTPRPKKAAAPAVVQP, encoded by the coding sequence ATGATCGTCAAACGCGGCAGCGTGGTGAGTCATGCAATGGCGCAGCAATGGGGTAGCGGCAAGGTTGTCGAGGTGGACGAAGTCAGGGCGACCATCCGCTTCAGCGACGGTATGGTCAGGAAGATCATTGCATCTCATTTCGAGGACCTCCACCCCGCCGACCCGGCCAGCTACCATCCGCCGGTGAAGAAAGCGCAGAAGGGGAGGGGGAAGGGGCGCACGGGTGCCCCTCGCGCTAAAACGCCCCGCCCCAAGAAAGCGGCGGCCCCGGCCGTGGTGCAGCCCTGA
- a CDS encoding L,D-transpeptidase, whose amino-acid sequence MKPLLRTLCTLLILLGITGLPSHAADKVRSLCEIHYPTDYLYEWDCVKVTAKDSPYKIFGKQWQDGLRFNRMDRRHFLVGMSVKVPKHMEDIKEFNPMPPFYYEAEKEPQLILIDQNEMFLGAYEYGVLVFSAPVAVGVDEYRLRNGTYRVDTVDPVHESSLYPVEGTERPYPMHYGLRFYVDKKDDGWTSYWIHGRDLPGYPASHGCIGLSDEEMQLAYYGEPAKPLLMDAKKLYQWAVGARDTGALQRLRGPAVVIMGEPQIPPEQLRPVPTSTVVSPAEAGAPGR is encoded by the coding sequence ATGAAACCGCTGCTGCGCACACTCTGCACCCTGCTGATCCTCCTCGGCATTACCGGCCTCCCCTCTCATGCCGCCGACAAGGTCCGATCCCTTTGCGAAATCCATTACCCCACCGACTACCTCTACGAGTGGGACTGCGTCAAAGTCACCGCCAAGGACAGCCCGTACAAGATCTTCGGCAAGCAGTGGCAGGACGGGCTGCGCTTCAACCGCATGGACCGGCGCCATTTCCTGGTCGGTATGTCGGTCAAAGTACCCAAGCACATGGAGGACATCAAGGAGTTCAACCCGATGCCCCCGTTCTATTACGAGGCGGAGAAGGAGCCGCAGCTGATCCTCATCGACCAGAACGAGATGTTCCTGGGCGCCTACGAGTACGGTGTGCTGGTCTTTTCCGCTCCGGTCGCGGTGGGGGTGGACGAGTACCGCCTCAGAAACGGCACCTACCGCGTCGATACCGTGGACCCGGTGCACGAGTCGAGCCTCTACCCGGTGGAGGGGACGGAGCGTCCCTACCCGATGCACTACGGCTTACGCTTCTACGTGGACAAGAAGGACGACGGCTGGACCTCCTACTGGATCCATGGCCGCGACCTCCCCGGCTATCCCGCCTCCCACGGCTGCATTGGGCTCTCCGACGAGGAGATGCAGCTGGCCTATTACGGCGAGCCGGCCAAGCCCCTGCTCATGGACGCCAAGAAGCTCTACCAGTGGGCGGTGGGCGCGCGCGATACCGGCGCCCTGCAGAGGCTGCGCGGACCTGCGGTGGTCATCATGGGCGAGCCGCAGATACCGCCCGAACAGTTGCGGCCGGTCCCGACCTCCACCGTCGTGTCGCCTGCCGAGGCCGGGGCACCGGGGCGCTGA
- a CDS encoding PLP-dependent cysteine synthase family protein, with the protein MKGQSLINSIGSTPLIEIDSLYDNPAVRIMAKLEGNNPGGSVKDRPARHMILAAEKSGELTVDKVILEPTSGNTGIALAMIAAARGYRIKLVMPACVSMERRSVLEAYGAEIVLSPGCEATDGAIRLAHKIFEEHPEKYYMPNQYANPNNVLAHYETTGPEIWRQTDGSITHMVAGMGTGGTLMGLSRYFRETAPQVQVVGVEPVLGHKIQGLKNMQEAIVPPIYDANAYHRKLVVEDDDAFETARLLAAQHGIFCGMSGGAAVFGALKLAKELESGTIVVILPDRGDRYLSTNLFKSMCAQCPP; encoded by the coding sequence TTGAAAGGGCAAAGCTTGATAAATTCCATCGGCTCCACGCCGCTGATCGAGATCGACTCACTCTATGACAACCCCGCCGTACGGATCATGGCCAAGCTGGAGGGGAACAACCCCGGTGGCTCGGTCAAGGACCGCCCGGCCCGCCACATGATCCTGGCGGCCGAGAAAAGCGGCGAGTTGACGGTGGACAAGGTGATCCTGGAGCCCACATCGGGCAACACCGGCATCGCCCTGGCCATGATCGCCGCGGCGCGGGGGTACCGCATCAAGCTGGTGATGCCGGCCTGCGTCAGCATGGAGCGCCGCAGCGTGCTGGAGGCCTACGGCGCCGAGATCGTCCTTTCCCCCGGTTGCGAGGCGACTGACGGTGCCATTCGGCTGGCACACAAGATCTTCGAGGAGCACCCCGAGAAGTACTACATGCCCAACCAGTATGCCAACCCCAACAACGTGCTGGCCCACTACGAGACCACCGGGCCGGAGATCTGGCGGCAGACCGACGGCTCCATCACCCACATGGTGGCGGGCATGGGGACCGGGGGGACCCTGATGGGGCTGTCCCGGTACTTCCGCGAGACGGCGCCGCAGGTCCAGGTTGTGGGCGTCGAGCCGGTGCTGGGGCACAAGATCCAGGGGCTCAAGAACATGCAGGAGGCCATCGTCCCTCCCATCTACGACGCCAATGCCTACCACAGGAAGCTCGTGGTCGAGGATGACGATGCCTTCGAGACGGCCAGGCTCTTGGCGGCCCAGCACGGTATCTTCTGCGGCATGTCCGGCGGCGCCGCCGTCTTCGGCGCGCTCAAGCTGGCGAAAGAGTTGGAGTCGGGCACCATCGTCGTGATTCTCCCCGACCGCGGCGACCGCTACCTGAGCACCAACCTCTTCAAGTCGATGTGCGCCCAGTGCCCGCCGTAA
- a CDS encoding peptidoglycan DD-metalloendopeptidase family protein, with amino-acid sequence MKRYRWMMALSLIALAGCAGGLSDSRGSWPWEYDGDYGKVRTGNYIGLSGAVATFDAPPAAVAKAVTANGMTPGLAAEEKVVPPEHAAVSTGSLPGQPTPARSKQLYDFTVRDVKNVPPDYLPQGSADTTHAITAVNHGMAPVSVILNIDRERSENLKIDMQVPLYAVVPPQSEQVLFQARPEQRGASYRARDAYSWGIGVYNAKHDCPERYRFPFSSGTKARAVVTEGEDTYGDRFAIIFTMPAGTTVLAARKGVISRIKDNNTIDILHDDSTIATYEHIGTIGKDISEGKAVPVGAPLGVLKQIGQRNEAYLRFVVWRPEPQHTPSGAASGSSPGFTVVSFPVEFCADTGACSVLTRNQPVPFAPPAKGKHKAKS; translated from the coding sequence GTGAAACGTTACAGATGGATGATGGCATTGTCGCTGATTGCCCTGGCCGGTTGCGCCGGTGGCCTGTCGGACTCCAGGGGGTCCTGGCCATGGGAGTATGACGGGGATTACGGGAAAGTCCGGACCGGCAACTACATTGGCCTGAGCGGCGCGGTGGCAACGTTCGATGCTCCGCCTGCCGCGGTGGCCAAGGCAGTGACCGCCAACGGCATGACGCCCGGTCTCGCCGCCGAGGAGAAGGTGGTGCCCCCAGAGCACGCAGCAGTCTCTACCGGTTCCTTGCCGGGGCAGCCCACGCCTGCCCGGTCCAAGCAGCTCTATGACTTCACCGTGCGGGACGTAAAGAACGTCCCTCCCGACTACCTGCCGCAAGGTTCGGCCGACACTACCCATGCCATTACGGCGGTCAACCACGGCATGGCCCCCGTCTCTGTCATCCTGAACATCGACCGGGAGCGATCCGAGAACCTGAAAATCGACATGCAGGTGCCGCTGTACGCGGTGGTGCCGCCTCAAAGCGAACAGGTCCTTTTCCAGGCCAGGCCCGAGCAGCGAGGGGCTTCCTACCGGGCGCGCGACGCCTACTCCTGGGGCATCGGTGTCTACAACGCCAAACATGACTGCCCGGAACGCTACCGTTTCCCCTTCAGCAGCGGCACAAAAGCCCGCGCCGTAGTGACCGAAGGAGAGGACACTTACGGGGACCGCTTTGCCATCATCTTCACCATGCCTGCTGGCACCACCGTTCTGGCGGCACGCAAAGGGGTCATCAGCAGGATCAAGGACAACAACACCATCGACATCCTTCACGACGACTCCACCATTGCCACCTACGAGCACATCGGCACGATCGGCAAGGACATCAGCGAAGGAAAGGCCGTCCCGGTCGGGGCGCCTTTGGGCGTGCTCAAGCAGATTGGGCAAAGGAACGAAGCCTACCTGCGCTTCGTGGTGTGGCGCCCGGAACCGCAGCATACCCCCAGCGGCGCGGCATCAGGCTCCTCCCCCGGCTTTACCGTGGTCTCCTTTCCAGTCGAGTTCTGCGCCGACACCGGAGCATGCTCGGTGTTGACCAGGAACCAGCCGGTACCGTTCGCCCCCCCAGCCAAGGGAAAACACAAGGCAAAGTCGTGA